In Brassica napus cultivar Da-Ae chromosome A3, Da-Ae, whole genome shotgun sequence, the sequence CCAGTGATTGCTTTCACCCTGGTATTTTAGGTGCTTGAGCTACCGAGATCAAAGTCCATTGTGTAATCATACTCGATCGTTGGAATAACTGATGCCATGAACTTCAAGAACAGGAATAGGTACCTGGAAAAGAATAGCAAAATGGTGTAATCAGCAAAAGGCCCAAATGAACTATAAGAAGAGCTGTTTTTTTGCAATATAAACCACTCTCTCACTTGTCAACTTCAGGTTCTACTCCACGCGACATTAATACATCAATGATCTTCTTCATAACAGCTCCATGTCGACATGGATGGACTGAAGCATGTTTCCCAGGCAAGTGTGGATGATCTTCAATTGTCACctgttgtagttttttttttttaacagaggATTGCACAATTAATCTACTACATTGGTCAGACTCAGAGGATTTACAAAGTTTTATTTAGCTTCGTCTCATTTTTACCGTCTTACGAGCATGGTCTTGGCTTACATCCTCCATTACAAGTTCAGGTTGCAGCAGCATCCTTGACTACAAGATAGATGGATACATCACAGCTCTTAAGATAGATAAAAAGAGCATAAACaagcagcaaaatccaagagttctaagatgaaaaataaaaaagaaacaggAATTAAATAAGATGCAGACCTCATCATAACCGGTCAGCCAAACACGAGGAGTTTGGAAATACTTATCATACCTGAACCAAAGTGAAGTGTTATGAGTTTGCTATTAATCCAAAAGAATGAGTGAGAATCTAGACAATAAAGCAGTGAGAGAGATTCGTTGGGTATGTTAAGACAGGATGCTTACGTTATGCTGATATCATATGTACGAGTTCGGAGAATGTTATCGTCATCTGGTTCATGAGCCACAAGATAAGTTGCCTAGACTCAAAGGAAGATAAAAGATTTGTCAACTGGAAGTCACATGAGATAGTAATTAGtaacgaagaagaaaagaaactgaCCGGATCATTTTCCACCATATTGTCAGCCTCATCAAACTCTTCCATATCTGGAATatcatcatcctcctcctcaGCTCCAAAATAGGTAGGTATCGATCGTATACCTCTTTTCTCGTTTATATCCAAGGCATCCATGGACGGCAAGTTCTCATCTTCACTGCCTTTATCTAAAATCAAAGACAAAACATTAAACCATGAGGAAAGTGAGGCACAAAACTAACATTCACCTTTGGGTTTCCCATGAGTTGCCAGCCAaccatcatcatcctcatcatcaacCAACACTTCCCCTCCCGCAGCTTCGTATTCCTCTGCCACAGATGCAGCTCTCCGTAGACAAGGTACTGTTCATTCAACCCAATAAAAACTTAAAGAGAAATGTCCATACATaacacaacaaatcaaacataaaaaaaaaactcaaattcaCCATTTCTAGTAATCAAAAACTGTTTCTCGGTGGGTAAGTATGACTTCCTCTTGCTTGGGTCACCAGATTCCCTAGTTAAACATCAACTTGATCTCATCACAATCTCACAAAATTCTATATAAAACTCTAAAAGACAATAACTTTATCCCCAAACCAGAGAAACCCATCACCCATATACCTCGAAGATCGAGTTTACAGCTAACCCATATCGTATAATTGCGAAATTCACAAacctcaaaaattaaaaatcgcGACTTTGTAATTAACATTcatcaataaaactttttttgactAACCAAGACCAGGTAGGGCACTTGGAGACGAGATTATCGCCGGCGAGGACGAACTCGCTGACGCTGAGGACTCCCTTCTCCTTGAAGGCCGAGGTCGTACGAGGACCTGTGAATCTCTCCACCGTGCCTTTGTATGCTTCATGAAGCTTCTGCGTAAACATTTTAATCTCGCGATGAATTGGAGAATCTGATCAAATTTTAGTTGTTGTCGAGAGAAGGATTATTCTACTCGTATGGAAGACGACTTCTTAATCGGAGATTCGATTGTGTGCACAAGCTATCTTAGAAGATTCCGTCTTCGTTGATCctcataattttatatatttacgttttgcccctttctttttatattttagttttagagagtttttaaaataatttaagtgGATTACAAATGTTACATTGATTTTAATTAGAACATTCTAATgaggtttatttatttttaactgagAAACTCCACTAATATACATTCAAATCACCACAAAACTACTCAAATTTAACATTGAACTAAAATTACAATTTCAAAAATTGAGAAATTCcctaaaatgacaatttttaagtttttgtcacaaaaatagcactcactgaagaaaatgaccaaaataagttttattaaagagtaaaaatatatttttaccttAAGGTTAACtataaacttagggtttagagttaaagaggtggagttttggggattgagtttcaaatttttaaaaataaagaataaatattaaaaattttaaaataaaaatgaactattttggtcattttcttttttgaggactatttttgtgacaaaaacttaaaaaattttatttgaaagaaTTGCCTACAAGTTCAATAATactttttttatgtaaatttctaaaattcatatttgaataaatagtgcaatttttttttaattttcatatgaataaataactTCATAACAATTTGAAACACTCATTTTCATCTTTCATGGTTTCACATAACTTGAGATTATATGTTTGGGAGATTAACTACTAACAGAAGTGGTTCCTTGGCATACACGCTTCCTAGTCAGTTTCCCCCAGAACCAATGCTTCTCCCAAAGTCCAGCCACCTTCTCGATCGGAACATTCTTAGTCTCCGGCAGAAACAGCTGCACCGCCACCGTCATTACCCCCACCCACCCTccataaaagaagaaaatccCCGCTTGGAACTTGCACAACATCGGTGGCACGCTTTGAGCCACAGCAAAagtaaacacaaaactaaccgcCACCGTCACACTCTGCGCCGCTGACCTAATCTCCAACGGAAAGATCTCGCTCGGTACAAGCCACCCTAGTGGACCCCACGACCACCCAAACCCCGCCACGTATACACACACCAAAACCACAACCGCGTAACCGTACGTTTCCCCGATCACACCGTCGCGAGCCTCAGCCACCATGATGATCACACCGATGATAACTTGCGACGCAAGCATCTGCAACCCTCCTAGCAGAAACAGAGTCTTTCTACCGATTCTGTCGACCACAAGCATCGACAAGAACGTCGAAGCTGTTCCCACGATCCCGCTCACGAGCGTCGACATCAGCGAACCGCTCTCCCCAAACCCGACGGTTCGAAACAGAACCGGTGCGTAGAAAGCGACGACGTTGATGCCCGTAACCTGCTGAAAGAACGGTATAGCAAAAGCCATCGCTAACTCAGGCCTGTATCTTGTCTGGAGCAAGTTCAAGAACCCATGTTGTGCGTTTGAGTTTGACTCAGAACTGGCTTCAACGAGATCGGCAAGCTCGTCTTGTACGTCGTTTGTTCCGCGGATACGACGTAGCATGAGCTCGGCCTTGTGAACGTCCCCGGTGGTTTGTATGATACTGTTTGGCGTCTCCGGGAGAAAGAGTGAGCCTAACGTGAGGATTGAAGCTGGAACCGCGGCTGTGGCTAAAGAGATTCTCCAACCGTAGCCTTCTTTGATCTTTTGAGTTTCGTAGTTGGTGAAGTTTGCAGTTAGAAACCCTATTCCGATGCAGAGCTGGAAGCCATTGCTGATTGCTCCTCTGTATCTCGCCGGAGCCATCTCCGACAGATATAGAGGAACCGACtgtacaaacacaaacaaacataaaCAAACAACTCTTGTTCTAAAAATCAGTTTATACGGCGTTTAAGCACATGTCTATGCACCAATCCCTTCTAAAGCAGCTAACTactgtttaataatttttaaaacatttatagatATTGTGACCATGTTCACATATCACATTGTCCAACTAAATGGAAATATATTGTAGAGCAAGATGTGTATCTTGTGAACTAATTGTTGTGAAGTGAATTCTATGAAGTCTATGaaatccaaaccaaaaatattatagaaattttattGTGATAAAGATTAGTTAATTTAGATGATTTAGATAAGTTATATTCCTAGTTAAATATGTCTAAGTCTTGTGTATATACAACTCTCTTGTAAGATATTAAGACAACACAATAAATATTTGGTCCTATCTCTACTTTACACAACTCGTACCTGGTTTGTGAATCCAACTCCTACACCTAGCAAGAGACGTGCAATGATGAGCATAGCAACGTTTTGAGCAGAGCCGCCGAGAGCAGAGCCAGCGAGAAAAGCCACGCCGCCTAGAAATATAGAGGGCTTGCGACCCCACGAACGAGTCACTGACGAAGCTAACAGAGTAGCTATGAAACCGGAAACGTAGAGAGAAGACGTGAAGGACGTAAGAAGT encodes:
- the LOC106439915 gene encoding autophagy-related protein 3 isoform X2; amino-acid sequence: MKHTKARWRDSQVLVRPRPSRRRESSASASSSSPAIISSPSALPGLVPCLRRAASVAEEYEAAGGEVLVDDEDDDGWLATHGKPKDKGSEDENLPSMDALDINEKRGIRSIPTYFGAEEEDDDIPDMEEFDEADNMVENDPATYLVAHEPDDDNILRTRTYDISITYDKYFQTPRVWLTGYDESRMLLQPELVMEDVSQDHARKTVTIEDHPHLPGKHASVHPCRHGAVMKKIIDVLMSRGVEPEVDKYLFLFLKFMASVIPTIEYDYTMDFDLGSSST
- the LOC106439915 gene encoding autophagy-related protein 3 isoform X1, which translates into the protein MFTQKLHEAYKGTVERFTGPRTTSAFKEKGVLSVSEFVLAGDNLVSKCPTWSWESGDPSKRKSYLPTEKQFLITRNVPCLRRAASVAEEYEAAGGEVLVDDEDDDGWLATHGKPKDKGSEDENLPSMDALDINEKRGIRSIPTYFGAEEEDDDIPDMEEFDEADNMVENDPATYLVAHEPDDDNILRTRTYDISITYDKYFQTPRVWLTGYDESRMLLQPELVMEDVSQDHARKTVTIEDHPHLPGKHASVHPCRHGAVMKKIIDVLMSRGVEPEVDKYLFLFLKFMASVIPTIEYDYTMDFDLGSSST
- the LOC106442435 gene encoding sugar transport protein 3-like — protein: MEEKESRKGAMAASKSGGKITYFVVASCVMAAMGGVIFGYDIGVSGGVMSMGPFLERFFPKVYKLQEEDRIRRSHNNKNHYCLFNSQLLTSFTSSLYVSGFIATLLASSVTRSWGRKPSIFLGGVAFLAGSALGGSAQNVAMLIIARLLLGVGVGFTNQSVPLYLSEMAPARYRGAISNGFQLCIGIGFLTANFTNYETQKIKEGYGWRISLATAAVPASILTLGSLFLPETPNSIIQTTGDVHKAELMLRRIRGTNDVQDELADLVEASSESNSNAQHGFLNLLQTRYRPELAMAFAIPFFQQVTGINVVAFYAPVLFRTVGFGESGSLMSTLVSGIVGTASTFLSMLVVDRIGRKTLFLLGGLQMLASQVIIGVIIMVAEARDGVIGETYGYAVVVLVCVYVAGFGWSWGPLGWLVPSEIFPLEIRSAAQSVTVAVSFVFTFAVAQSVPPMLCKFQAGIFFFYGGWVGVMTVAVQLFLPETKNVPIEKVAGLWEKHWFWGKLTRKRVCQGTTSVSS